The genomic window TGTACGTATTTTAAAACAAGTAactgaaatgaaatattaaatatatcatttattaataagatttattttaataagaaataagaatgaaatttgCACTTTGTACCGACCACATCTCTTAATTTGCTTTCTATTTCATCTGAAGTTAATTTCTTACTTAATGGAGTTTTTCTAAGAAGCATATCACAGTAATTAGCTAACAATTCTGGACATTTTGATTCTGGTTgtccattgttattattattaggttTATTGTTTACAATTGTTGTACCGATGCCAGAAGCTTGGCGAGCAGGTAATTCGAGTCTAAAAACTGTAGCATCGTTAACAACGAGCTTATAAGCTTTATCTCGTGCAGTAAGGAAACGTGGATCATCATCAAATGCTTCTTTCACTAAAGTGGAAAATCGTCTAAATAGATCTAATAATCTTTCTACATATTTTTCCGAGTCTTGAGTAATAAAATCTACTGCTGCCATCATATCTGCTAATCCTGCACTTGCTATATGTTCTTCAAGATTTCTTAACATAGGACCAACCCCTTCTGATACTCTATCcattaattttaacattaatcGAAGTTCTGTAATCATAGAtcaaaagtaacaaaaataatttgataccggttaaaatataaaatctagataaaatataatatttcaactaTATAAAACTACAAACGGACTTACCGTCCGTTTGATGATGTTGTATCATTCTTGGACATTCCGCAAGTATAACTGATTTAAAAGTTGCTACTAAAACTCTTACACAACAATCAGTTAAAAGTTGTACACTTGCACTATTTGgttctaaatatttttgtgcACGTAATTCTTCTTCCCTTAATTTTGATTCTGCATAGCGCATGTAATTTTCTACTCCATGTAATGACAATTGTTCTGGCGCTTTGACCCAATAAAATGCTTCTGTTGCTTCTATATAGGCAGcttcaaaattttctctataGATCTGTAGTTTATCGGCTGTATTTGAACACAGATTTACTAAAAgcaaacgatattaaaatattacgttacaattttaattattatattcaaaaaaaaaaaaaaaaaaaaaaaaaaaaaaaaaaataaaaaaaaagaaaaaaaaaactattaacattatttataaaaacaatacaagaaaatatataatcagagtaggataatatttatctaatatttatacCATAAGATTCTCTAACACCAATAACTAATTGGGAATCAAATGCTTCCCCATTTCTTTCAGCACGTACTAATCTCATAGCCGAATCTTGGagtctttgttttatttcaccAAATATACTTTGATTCCAACTATCTAACATCAGCTATATTGAAAACATGATAtggttaaattatttcatttaaatatacgatagacaatatttatatattcatatatatatatattatatatagatatgataaaaaatcataCTTTCCTGACGAGATCATCAGACTGATTTCTCTTCGGTACACTAGAACTAATTTTTCCAGCAAGATATGTTTCTAATAGCCCAAATGGCGTAGGTAAATAATTGCACTGTGCAAAAAACTTTCTCCATTCAGCTATATATGCCTTTAATAATGCTTGTTCCTCTTGATGCGCTAATACTCTCTATATAAAGTGCAAATTTAAGGaatgtatatatcttaaaattattataatttggaaaaatgtattttaacatcattttaaaatatgacgttatatataataaataaaatgaaaagatattataattttgttgctTAAAAGAATGATTATTCTTACTTGTTGAGCTTGCTTTATAAAATCcattatgttttctttaagAAGATTGCGTAACTTTGTAGATCCCTTTTCATCCCACATACATACCAAGTGAATAGAGTAAAATAAATCTTGCCATTCTGCATGTGTTACTGGTTCTTGGTTAAGAAGTTTCAATATTATAGGGTGCATGTATGgccatttatcttcaaatgtAAATTCATCTTTATTCTGAAAAATACATCTATAATTACTagattgtattatttattattcccatatatattacaaatgaacgatatttataatttattaattgctatattaattgttcgtacaaacttttttatttttacaattaaatagaACTAATACTAAAATTGTATCATAcaattaataactattattaacaataatgtatttcatatatgaaattctatctcttattctcttcctctttctaacttataattattaaatgttattagatTTATGGGAACTTTTTGTTCATCGAAAacaattcttatttaaaatgcatattaaagaataacaaattctaatataaataaacaatactaaaaataaatttaaacctAAAAATTGACCGTTATTGAACAATACATTTTTGTCTATATTTAAGTGTTgcatacattaaaaaaaaaatacaatctcCCTTTAATAGTATAAAACATAGAAcgttctaaataaatatatatacaagttgAAAAAcgaatcaataatatatttaaacaattttttaactaatatttatttagtgaCAACTAACCTTTAACATCGACGCCATCACAAAATTTTGACATATCCTATGTTTAGTCTGAGTACGCCAATGAACTCGTGCAGTGTTGCAAACtgattgtattaaaaaattcctaTTCTGTGTTAGTGAAATGAACGTAGAAAGTTTTAATTGGAGCTAatgtgaaaaggaaaaataaaaatcaatcaatAGCAACGAAGTTAATATCTTGTAAAGTGTTCTTATTGGTCAATCAATATTAACACGATAAAATTTACGCCAATTTGTGCTCACAAAGAGCAAATCGAGCACACTTAATCTTTAGCGAACATAAACGAATAGTATTATCGTCTCtatgtatgatatatctaTTGGTAGATCTATTTCATGCCGTCGTACTGAACATCCTGGGagcatataatttaattgataactAGAACTCTTTAACAAAAAGCAAAATGTTTGCTATCCAAAAGACAATTGGAAATGCACGATTGGCAAAACAGATGATTGTACAACAACGAAGAACCGTTGTTGATTTACCTCCTTCCGTCAAAGTAACATTTATtgtaagttttctttttatttctatgacGTTATGTAATTTCTTCATTGtcctttaaatattattctttaaatattgttagataatattattggatttttttgtaattaataattttttgatcaattcaattttaaacaaaatgattaaaaagatagaaaatggttatctatgtaaattttatcataCGTTTCATCGTTTAAATCAAGTTTAAATGTCTAATAGATTTTAATAGATTGTATATTATTGCATTAgtaaattttgttattgttacaacaattatttctatgtaaattttatcataCGTTTCATCGTTTAAGTCAAGTTTAAATGTCTAATAGATTTTAATAGATTGTATATTATTGCATTAgtaaattttgttattgttacaacaattatttctatgatattatttttcttctttttcaggaAAAATTAATTGGTGGTATAGCAATTACTGTGTCTATGCTAGCAGTACCTACATATATTTCATGTAACATAAAGAATTATAAGAAGAATTAAGATGAAAATGTAATTACATCTATAGTTACAAAGTATCGGCTATAACAATGCTGTCACTTAGGATTATTGTAAgataatgtattttaaaatttaagaaCCAATAAGATCTATATTCAAAAGATATagttcatatttaaaaaaaaaaaaaaaaaaaaaaaaaagaaagaagttttaatttaatcctttaatcgattttaaaatcttaataaaaaaaatatttaatttttatgtcattctttttatttagttttttattgaaatttcaaaagaatcaTTAAAGATATTGTCAGTTATTATAttcagaagaaaatattaatgtgcCAATGAGATGCGATACATAAACTtgttacgtaaataaatatgataacaaAAATGTTGATATCGTTTATTATGATATCGCAGAgatatgatgatgatgattatcaCGTAAAGCATAATTTGAGAATAgatgtcaatttttttttcctttttttttttttttttttttttttattatttgtttttgcttAAAACGATTAAGCgttacaaaatttttcaaatgatattataaatgcgAATAAataggatcgatcgataagattCGTAGAttcgatgatatttatttaggatcattaaacaattaaaattgatcTTCATGACGTCGAATGTTTCCATTTATTTAGATAGAAGCTGGGATATGgtgaagaataataatcaaaaaaagaaaaaacaaaaaaaaaaaaaaaaaaaaaaaaaaaaaaaagtaaagtaataataaggcTAACGACGTCGTTTTTTATGAGATTATCAAAACATTATCAGGGATGTAAATTatgtttcaaaaatatttctgttGTGACGA from Vespa velutina chromosome 18, iVesVel2.1, whole genome shotgun sequence includes these protein-coding regions:
- the LOC124955417 gene encoding cullin-5, giving the protein MASMLKNKDEFTFEDKWPYMHPIILKLLNQEPVTHAEWQDLFYSIHLVCMWDEKGSTKLRNLLKENIMDFIKQAQQRVLAHQEEQALLKAYIAEWRKFFAQCNYLPTPFGLLETYLAGKISSSVPKRNQSDDLVRKLMLDSWNQSIFGEIKQRLQDSAMRLVRAERNGEAFDSQLVIGVRESYVNLCSNTADKLQIYRENFEAAYIEATEAFYWVKAPEQLSLHGVENYMRYAESKLREEELRAQKYLEPNSASVQLLTDCCVRVLVATFKSVILAECPRMIQHHQTDELRLMLKLMDRVSEGVGPMLRNLEEHIASAGLADMMAAVDFITQDSEKYVERLLDLFRRFSTLVKEAFDDDPRFLTARDKAYKLVVNDATVFRLELPARQASGIGTTIVNNKPNNNNNGQPESKCPELLANYCDMLLRKTPLSKKLTSDEIESKLRDVLLVLKYVQNKDVFMRYHKAHLTRRLILDTSADSEKEENMVEWLREVGMPADYVNKLARMFQDIKVSQDLNQQFKEQCRAAIADSINIKILNAGAWARGSERVTVSLPLQLEDYIPEVEEFYKKKHSGRKLQWYHHMSNGTITFSNQVGRFDVDVTTFQMAVLFAWNQRPFEKISYENLRLATELPDPELRRTLWSLCAFPKLKRQLLLVEPHAYSPKDFGNDTRFWVNQEFAIVKNGKLQKRGKINLIGRLQLSTERSKEEDNQSIVQLRILRVQEAIIKILKIRKKISNVQLQTELVDILKNMFLPSKKMIKEQIEWLIEHKYIRRHDDDINTFVYMA